The following are encoded in a window of Streptomyces sp. 11x1 genomic DNA:
- a CDS encoding acyl-CoA dehydrogenase encodes MDFTFTEEQQAAAEAARAVFAGVAPDEVPSPSLVPGAVADDFDRALWAKLADADLLSLLLDPAYRGSGLDPIALCLVLRESSKVLARVPLLESSAAAVAVQAHGDEELKAELLARVGRGEVVLTVAAHGRTGHDPAELAVTARRDEGGAWVLDGTQTAVPWAHNADFIVVPATVAPTSVAPGASAERADGAAEAGAAEQDPVAAEDGRAVLALVPRLHAGVTLAEQISTTGERLAELRLDSTRIADRNVLDAEGAWERLRDLLVTGTCALALGLGEGVLGMTSDYAGKREQFGFPIASFQAVAVQAADRFIDLRAMEATLWQAAWRITSGAAGALPASGDVAVAKIWASEGVRRVVQTAQHLHGGFGADVDYPLHRYHAWAKHLELSLGPAAAHEEALGDLLAAHPLG; translated from the coding sequence GTGGACTTCACGTTCACCGAGGAGCAGCAGGCGGCGGCCGAGGCGGCGAGGGCGGTGTTCGCCGGGGTCGCGCCGGACGAAGTGCCCAGCCCGTCGCTCGTGCCGGGGGCGGTCGCCGACGACTTCGACCGGGCCCTGTGGGCGAAGCTCGCCGACGCTGACCTGCTCAGCCTGTTGCTCGATCCCGCGTACAGAGGGTCGGGGCTCGATCCGATCGCCCTCTGCCTGGTGCTGCGCGAGTCGTCGAAGGTGCTGGCCAGGGTCCCTCTGCTGGAGAGCAGCGCGGCCGCCGTGGCCGTGCAGGCCCACGGCGACGAGGAGCTGAAGGCGGAACTGCTCGCGCGCGTCGGCCGGGGAGAGGTCGTCCTGACCGTCGCCGCGCACGGCCGCACCGGACACGATCCGGCCGAGCTCGCCGTGACCGCCCGCCGGGACGAAGGCGGCGCCTGGGTTCTGGACGGCACACAGACGGCGGTGCCCTGGGCCCACAACGCGGACTTCATCGTCGTCCCCGCGACGGTCGCACCGACGTCGGTGGCCCCCGGCGCCTCCGCCGAGCGAGCCGACGGGGCAGCCGAGGCCGGGGCCGCCGAACAGGACCCGGTCGCCGCCGAAGACGGCCGGGCAGTGCTCGCCCTCGTCCCCCGCCTCCACGCAGGGGTGACGCTCGCTGAGCAGATCTCCACCACCGGCGAACGGCTCGCGGAACTGCGACTGGATTCGACGCGGATCGCCGACCGCAACGTCCTCGACGCGGAAGGCGCGTGGGAACGGCTACGGGACCTGCTGGTCACCGGCACCTGCGCACTGGCGCTCGGCCTGGGTGAGGGTGTCCTGGGCATGACCAGCGACTACGCCGGCAAACGCGAACAGTTCGGCTTCCCGATCGCCTCGTTCCAGGCCGTCGCTGTCCAGGCCGCCGACCGCTTCATCGACCTGCGCGCGATGGAGGCGACGCTGTGGCAGGCCGCCTGGCGCATCACCTCCGGCGCGGCAGGTGCGCTGCCCGCCTCCGGAGACGTGGCCGTGGCCAAGATCTGGGCCTCGGAAGGAGTACGGCGGGTCGTGCAGACCGCGCAGCATCTGCACGGGGGCTTCGGCGCCGACGTCGACTATCCCCTGCACCGCTACCACGCCTGGGCCAAGCATCTCGAACTGTCGCTCGGTCCTGCGGCGGCCCACGAGGAGGCCCTCGGGGACCTGCTGGCGGCACACCCCCTCGGCTGA
- a CDS encoding rhodanese-like domain-containing protein, with protein sequence MPTVEVTDLKDDDFLLDVREDDEWQAGHAEGALHIPISEFVARYGELTEAAPQDGRVHVICRSGGRSAQVTNYLVQQGIDAVNVDGGMQVWAAAGRPVVDDKGGAGFVL encoded by the coding sequence GTGCCCACGGTCGAGGTCACAGACCTCAAGGACGACGACTTCCTGCTGGACGTCCGGGAGGACGACGAGTGGCAGGCGGGTCATGCCGAAGGGGCGCTGCACATTCCCATCAGTGAGTTCGTGGCGCGCTACGGCGAGCTCACCGAGGCGGCGCCGCAGGACGGCAGGGTCCATGTGATCTGCCGCTCGGGCGGACGTTCGGCGCAGGTCACCAACTATCTTGTCCAGCAGGGCATCGACGCCGTGAACGTCGACGGCGGCATGCAGGTCTGGGCTGCCGCCGGTCGTCCCGTGGTGGATGACAAGGGCGGGGCGGGCTTCGTTCTCTAG
- a CDS encoding DUF5819 family protein, which yields MDANDEGSNARRGPDEPEDDAASVRDTPPKGPKSQPPREAATRSPHPSESSEPLVGSPSEASSPSRPERIAEPAQPASGIAALTLPYQIAVALVLAIVAVATCAHLGLVFLHIAPSNTLTKQHGQAVDEWVYPEFEQNWKLFAPNPLQQNIAVEARAEVRTADGEVRTTGWYDLSALDGAAIDHNPVPSHTQQNELRRAWDFYTATHDGEHRATSSRGDLSERYVRRIVVMRLDREQAGGPGGQIERIQLRSRTTNVQPPEWSEEKVSDKPVVRELPWWSVTGDDRTDAAADAAGADRAVTGRTEASAG from the coding sequence ATGGACGCGAACGACGAGGGCTCGAACGCCCGGCGAGGGCCGGACGAGCCCGAGGACGACGCGGCCTCCGTGCGCGATACGCCGCCGAAGGGGCCGAAGAGCCAGCCGCCCCGTGAGGCAGCGACGCGGTCGCCGCACCCGTCCGAGTCCTCGGAGCCGCTCGTGGGGTCGCCGTCGGAGGCGTCCTCCCCCTCGCGGCCGGAGCGGATAGCAGAGCCGGCGCAGCCGGCCTCCGGTATCGCCGCGCTGACCCTGCCGTACCAGATCGCCGTGGCGCTGGTGCTCGCGATCGTGGCGGTGGCGACCTGCGCGCATCTCGGGCTGGTGTTTCTGCACATAGCCCCCTCGAACACACTGACGAAGCAGCACGGCCAAGCGGTCGACGAATGGGTCTACCCGGAGTTCGAGCAGAACTGGAAGCTGTTCGCGCCGAACCCGCTGCAGCAGAACATCGCGGTGGAGGCGCGCGCCGAGGTCCGCACGGCCGACGGTGAGGTGCGGACCACCGGCTGGTACGACCTGTCGGCGCTCGACGGCGCCGCGATCGACCACAATCCGGTGCCCAGCCACACCCAGCAGAACGAACTGCGCCGGGCCTGGGACTTCTACACCGCCACGCATGACGGCGAGCACCGCGCCACCTCGTCGCGCGGTGATCTGTCCGAGCGCTATGTGCGCCGCATCGTCGTGATGCGCCTCGACCGTGAGCAGGCCGGCGGCCCCGGCGGACAGATCGAGCGCATCCAGCTCCGGTCCCGTACCACCAATGTGCAGCCGCCCGAGTGGAGCGAGGAAAAGGTGTCCGACAAGCCCGTCGTCCGCGAGTTGCCCTGGTGGTCGGTGACTGGCGACGACCGGACGGACGCCGCCGCCGACGCGGCCGGTGCCGACCGTGCCGTCACCGGTCGGACGGAGGCGAGCGCCGGATGA